The Acropora muricata isolate sample 2 chromosome 7, ASM3666990v1, whole genome shotgun sequence genomic interval gctgatatatataaccaacgaggccgtaggccgagttgattattatcagctcatatccggcaagtccgagaagaataactgtttcagtaaattttcaacaattctctTGAtgtcttcgggtgaaacctcctcaaatcgtgacattttcttttccgacctccaaaatttcagcacaagaaattcgttatcagtttttccttatttggtcaaacttaacgatcatggctcatatcatgggcttagggaaccaatcagaaagctggaaaatcattatcttgagctaaaaatttactaataattttATGGCTTGGCTGGATTCTGTGAATTTTATCAATATTGAGCGTGCATTTATCTATGCGACCATTTCTGGACGCAACTTAAAATCTCAGCATGGTCAGAAGAAGAGAAAGGAAAGGGGGAACTTACTTCAACTGTCCAATAATCTTGATGTGTCTTTCATTTTCGACCACCTCTTCAAAAGGTGGTGGCTTCTGATGCCTAAACAAAATGGGTTGAAAAGAAACGGCAGTAATATAACCATAATTATTTATATCTATTAGCTCATGAATACCAGTAATGTTCTTGCTTCTTATTCTTCTTTTGTCTACAAAGAATCTGTTGTAAATGGGAAGAAATTTCAATCTGAAGCAAATCAGAAGGGGAGGTTAATGGTGGAATGTTAGACTATTTTGGAGCTCTCTTGATTCCACACTACCAGGTTTAATCCTCTGCCACCCTGTTTTTGTGATCACTGTATTTTCTGTTTTTGGTGCATTTGGATGGTGCGGTGGTGGCTaacaattattaacaattagacccgttaGCCCAAAAGGGCTATGGGtaaatagcccatgaggcaaagccgaatgggctattgacccataGCATTTcatagtcggacagaaaaaagcaataataaattcagcaaaaaaaacatttttttgggaataaaacaaaataaataggtttacaaaaccggcgaactttgCTACTCAATGACTAATTTACaaatagtagcgtagccaatcaaaatgcaggatttgcaatagtccactagttgggtgatactaatactCTGTAATAAGTCTGATATACGTTGTAAATTCTTTGCATTTCTGACCAGGGAGTTTCCAATCTTGTCACATCTTGCCTCACTGACCTCCTCTTGAAAATCTCATTTTGGAGGCTTTTTGTTCTCAAGGCTCAATAGAAATCCTATGTTATCTTAGTTTTGAAACCCATGGCTGCAATCTCTaccactggaaaaaaaattccctttACTCCACCCCCTGTTGGTTTTCACTTGCATTAATGATGTCACTTTTGAATTAAAGCTCTGTTCCAGCCTTAAGAGGAACAAAACTAATGCATAATCACGACTTTCAAGGAACTTGTGTTCACAAACCGATAAAGAAATGAGAATGTGGAGGTAAATCCATTTTGTTTCCCTGGGTAACAGATAAGTGTTGCTATACCAACAATGGCTTATCAGGAAACGTTTCTGAATTAGtgggaaaaaataaattaatgccAGGAAAGACAAGATGGCATTGAACGAACCAGCGCACGAATGATGTAATGATGGTTGCTTAGCAACAACTGAAGGAAGAATTGTTAAGACGTTCAGAGTTCAAGACAGGAATTGAACCCACGGGTTCCGTAACACCAGCCAGGTGCTCTAACTATTGAGCGACAAGAACTCCTGGTAAGCTAGGTCGCTTAACAAGCAAATTAAACATAAAGTGTCCCACTAGCACTGTGGGCTcttcaatgtaattttcattCAACATAGTTTATGAAAGAATAGAATGCATTTGAATGCATCCATGTTTGAATGATACAATGGTGGTTGTTTGGTAGAGGGTGAACAAAGGAGCATAATCAACCAGCATTACCGATATTATGGGTTCGATTCCTACTTGGAACTCTGAAAATGTTCTTAGTAACTGTTGTTCCTTCGTCCATTGCCAAGACAAACATCATAACAAATTTTAAGAACTTAAAGTATCATATTCACATTTGTTGTAAGTATTTGTAAAGCTTACATTCGTCTTGACTTTTCTAAATCCTTTAATCTTTTCCTTGCAGCTGACATGGCTTCATTGCATTCCTTAGCAGCAGGCTCATACTgccacaaaataaaattacattGTTAAAATCAAGCTTCAAGCTTACACAACATACcgacaagaaaaaaattgtctgcCCTTAGCATACGTCAAACTTAAAAGTAAAATACGCGATAGGAAGTACGGCATATTTAAAGGAAAACTTCCCATCTGTTCACTGAAGTTAAATTCTCTTAAAACAAGTTCAAGGGAGACCCTCGCATCTGAGAAGAAATAGACTGTGCTGTACTCTTCGGGGTGTCAGGAGTTGGCAAGCTAGACGGCTCGTCGTTCGATTCGAATTCTTCTTTGCCATGATTCTAAAGCAACAAATTTATAGAAAACATTTGCAATGTACAAAGTCCCTTCCTTACAGCCATGTATTTGCTCCTTTGCTGTGGAGGAAGCTTTTGTATGTCTTTCTTACTCAACACCTTCCAGTTTCTCGCCTGAAATTTTTCTCCTCCTCGCCCATTTGTCTTCTCGATgtctggaaacttgaccttgGAGGAAGACTTCTCCTGTAgggattgaaagaaaaaaagaacatctTGCGAAACAGTCGATCACGTGAATAATTCAGCCTACAGGTAGTATACATGTAGTTGAGAAATTTTGATCACTGATGAAAAGTGGTCATATCAAAAAGGCGTTATAACACCTCGGATACACCGAGAGAATTTACTCCAGTTTTTAACACAAAGAAGACTGTGATGATGATTCTACTCACCATTATCTAAAACATGGTAAAGTTAAAACCTTCAGCTGCAAAACGCTGCGAAAAAACATATGGTACGAGTTCTTTCAAGCAAAACACATCGCCATCTTGTTCAAAGTTGTCATGGCAACATCAGAAATGACTCATCATCAGAACGAGGCCTCAACCGCTGACCATAACCAAGCCGACAGAAAAATTTCCAACGAACCTTTTGAATCAATGCTGCTGGCTTAgtgaaaaatgataaaattttaGCCGGAAAAGCTGCCAAAATGAAAGTTAAAGTCTTGTCCAGAAACCCGGCAGATCATGTGCGGCAGAGCAGGTCTGATATTCATAAAATTCAACGTAATCTTGATCCGTCATTGCACCCCTTTGAAGCGCCACGTGAATACACCCGAGCGTTGAATGCAGTCAAACTCGAACGTGTTTTTGCCAAACCGTTTGTTGGCTCGCTTGATGGACATAAAGATGGCGTCTATTGTATGGCCAGGCATCCCAGAAGTTTATCCGTGTTGCTGTCAGGATCTTGTGATGGAGAGGTAGGTTTACCCCTTGGAGGTTCGCCCTAGCTCGAGATGACCTTTTTCCAGTCATCTCGCTAAGAAGAGGTTTAGCCATCGGTCAATTCGCCACCAAGACTTCTCTGTTCATGCAGTTGGAAAATTCTCGGAGTTCGATACAGTTTCGGTGGCGAAATGGATGGTAGCTTGTTACCCTTTAAACTGACAGTAAACCAGAATTGTGGTTTACTGATGTATCACTTTAAAACCAACTTGACATatatatcaaaattaatgttatagGTAATGTTTGCTTTTATTTGGCAAGGTTGAATTGAacaatttcaaaaattttccttttgatgaTGTCACAGATAAGTCGTACCCCCACTTTTAAGCCATattcttgatttgaaaaaagaaaaaattcccaCAGATACTGATGGTATCTTCATATATTTCCCACACGGTTTCAGGGGAAAAATGCAATATTGTGTGCAAATAAAAGTGCTATACCTTTTCCATTGGACTTCCCATCTCTGCCATTAAATCCAtctttaattataataattattaatgatatttacccaggaatcTCCACTCACTTGAAAGAGGttttttcagggaggtcctgtatccaatcgaattggaataaactaggagtcaattttgaggagggaggaaacggGAGTTCCCGGAGGAAACccttgaagtcaggttgagattgactgaaactcaatccacatacaacatttgtattagaggtggaaggcgtgattggtGTCCactacagcacagggtattttatctagatggtcatccatccagatatcaaccccgtccaacagggcttaagtTTGGTGAACATACGGGAAGctgtgttttccctttggtgatagccgcaTCTCTTTACAGTTGAAAGCCTCAGTCAATCCCAATCTgattttagtttttgttttccatgtcAGTCGAGTTTCCTTGTTTGTTAAAGTTATTTGACGATCAACTAGTTTAGAGGCATCAAAGACACTCAGTGCTGTACAAATGAACTATGATGGAGGACAAAAATCCTTGGAACGGTTACGAAAAACTTCCTTTCACATCCTTTACTTTTCAAATATTCAGATGTAGCATAATATGCACTTCTCTAACCATGTGGATACTGTGAATggccctcccctcccccctccaAACAATGTTGGAATGAAGAAACTCGTTTAGGAGAGGGTAAAGTGTACAGCCCTGCACAAACTACAACATTGCTTGGGGGGTGGGGGAAAAGGGGAGAAATTACGACAGATCATATCAGTTGTCCTAAGACTTTTATTTCCCCATTGTAGATCATCAAATAAATATGAGTAAGTATATCTAGCTTGTACTAAGAAATGCTGAAGGCAACTTCAGAATACTCAGCCACTATTGATTTTAACATTTGAAGAACAAGCCAGAAAGCAAAGCATGGTATTGTTTAATTCAGTGTTATGCAAGTGAATGGCAAAGTAAAACTGAAGTCTAGTCAAGATACTAATCAttttttaaaactgaaaatggtgtatttaatattaatttttcaggtTCGCTTGTGGGATTTACCCAGACGTGAATGCTTCAGAACCCTAACTGCACACACAGGGTTTGTTCGTGGATTGTGTGTCAATCCATCTGGAAACACATTTCTTACGGTGAGTTTGACATTGTAAATTGActtcttttttacttttgtaaAAAGCAGATTGACAtcagttttttatttctgtccTCTAATTGCTAATAAAATTACCTCATAAGATGGTCAAATTTTCTCTGTAAACTGTCTCAATGAGCTCATGGATCTTCAACACTTCAATTATTTTATAATGTAATTCATTATCAATAAAGGGAGAATAAATGAAAAGGGGCGTCAATTTGTTTATATTAATCTGTGCTTGCTGAAGCTACATGCATTTACCAATAATTCACAacttactaataataatagggataataataataataataataataataataataataatcataactatatcaaaattctctaatctgattggtcaacagcaggcctgatttcagccataattgtacagttgcacacgtcatgcgcttgtaattgtacagttgtatgcgtcatgcctgagtaattggacagtacgcgtcatcaagctcacgctagttgcacttgaatggcttttttttttttgccatctagcttagaagttgaagatatcaacctgtcaaatagtttaaaccactgtaaTTTCAAatctcgtaatttcaaatcgattttgaaattactcgcccgattactccactcagtccaattactactactaataataatttatttcacttaTAAAGTGCAAATATCAATTGGGTTATTTTCATTTGCACTAActcaaaaattataataattattaaatttaatataataatataaataattaaaacaacagTAAATTAAAGACTATGAATATAAAAGATACTGTTATTTAAAATATAACCTTTTTAAACCTTACTATATGtgtaaaaaaagcttttttcattaaaatgtttTAAGTAATTTCTCAAAATTATCAATGTTTGGCACTTTCCTAACCTCAAGAGGCAACTTATTCCTTAAATTTGCAGCAGCTACCATAAAAGATCTATCTCCTAATGTCTTATATGTTTTAAAATTAACATACTTAAGTATTAAAGATTCCTTTCGAATTGGAACATAACTTATATCAACCCTCATtcttaatattaataagctcTGTTATATACCCTGAAGCAAAACCCTTAACATCCTTATATgttaaaagtaaaattttaaattatattCTGACCTCTTTCATAAGAGAATGGTTTAAACCCAGGAATAACATAAgttgattgaaaaatatcatCTGGGTGCTCGAGGAGTCAGCTTCGTTTTAAACTTCACAGTTGAAATTTGACCTTTTTGCCAACTTGTTTGACACTATGTTTTAGAgagcattcattttttcaagggggggaggggtgggtcggaggaattcaggggagggtcattaactttttgcatgcccaaaaagggagggtcagcatatATTTGACACAACAATGAGGTGGGTCACTATACATTTTACTGCTCCccgggggagggtcacatttttttaacaaaaaatataaagggagggctggCAGATTtgacattcatgctcatagggattcctccagCCCACCctccccttctaaaaaatgaatgctcccttagtGTTTTACTTTCCCATTGATGCAGCGTCACAGTTTCTTACAAAACTAAGTCTTCATTCACATTATTAAAAGGCAAAGCTTTCATTTAATCAAACTTTCTTTTTACAATTTTGCAGGTCGGTGATGACAAAGTTATTAACCAATGGAGCATGGAGCAGTGCTTGGACAACACTTCGCAAGCAGCCGTGAATCCTGTCAACACAATATTTGGCAAGGTACATAATTAGCAATTTGTGTCTTTTAATTAttgaattttttaattatttcaatgaTATGACAATGTGAGTGTTATAAAGTAAACTTGTAATTAGGTAGATTGCCGTTCAAGAAGTAACAAAGTGGAAAATCAGACACTTTTTAACTCTTCTCCAATGTTCTTCCATTTTATTATTTCAAACTGGAAGAGCAGTTGCCCACAACATTGCTTATTATATGTCCGCGCAGAAATCAACCTCATTTTACTATCGAGAGATCGGAAAGACAATTGGTCCCCAAGGCGTGCACAATTTCTTGCAACCGCTGTACAGCTTGAAATACAAATGGATAATAGAAGTTGAATGAAAGCGGTCTCTGTTTGTGGTGAATGAGATTAAACAcacccacacacacacacacacactaatATTTCTATATACTTTCTGAAAGTTTAAGAAAGATGTTGAAAAAACGAAGATACGTTCAAACCGGCTGCATGGTATTTCAACTTTCCCACCCATTCTAACGAAAGCACGACAATTTGCGATGTTTCCCTACACTTCGAACTGAAGTCTTCTCTTTCAAGTCGGCACCCTCATGAAATCAGTGAACTGTTGTcgttcaactaatttattcataagTTTAAAGAACCTCTTCTGCTAATAGCAGAGCTCCTCCAATCGCTATATAAGCACTCACAACCCACAATCTCTCTTTTCGGTCTAACGAAGCAccaacgctcgaaaagtcatcttcgttatctttttacagtggaaatttgataTGACTCTTGCTTGATGCCAGTTCCTCGTATTTCCCTTCTCACTGACACCGCACCATAATTTCTTTGGAACCTAAACCTTTTATTCGCTAAATGACACAGCAGCCAAGCTGTGCACTAAATGTCGCAAGGCTTGCTGTAATTCCAACACTTCTTGGTGGTTGCCAATAGTCAAGAATGGACACTCTCCCTAAcatggaaaatagagaataatacatgggagTGCGGAGATGTGGAATTTCTGTTCGAGttttcaactcgatatctcacgagtgagcgtagcAAATGAATGAGGTATCATGGACTTGGAGACGAGAGGATAAATTCCATATCtacaagcaaccatgtattattttgtttattacataaacatcTTAGTAACAAGAAGAAGCCGATttaattcacgtttcaaaaagataacaggttgccattcattcatgcgCCAAATTAGTTAGTGACATCTCAGCAGTGAATTGACTATCTAAAACATTCGTGAgaaattatcgtaatttttcacgtgttgagatacggtttttctcagtggtggaaatccccaTAAAGCACTCCATATTTTATGAGTGTTTTGGATAGTCAATCCACTGCTGAGATGTCACTAACTGTATTtggcgccatgaatgaatggcaaaatGTTATCTTTTTTAAACGTGAATTAAATCGGCTTCTTGTTGCTAAGATGTTtatgaaataaacaaaataaaatacatttcCAGAATATCTTCCACGGCATTGATCATCATCGGAAGAAGGACATATTTGCTACATGCGGAGAACAAGTTGACATTTGGGACGAAAACAGATCCGAACCAATCCGCAGC includes:
- the LOC136922586 gene encoding protein LKAAEAR1-like, with amino-acid sequence MEKSSSKVKFPDIEKTNGRGGEKFQARNWKVLSKKDIQKLPPQQRSKYMAYEPAAKECNEAMSAARKRLKDLEKSRRMHQKPPPFEEVVENERHIKIIGQLKAAEARNRIRLTRLRYQNNRRSEVNHLISCQPTALKAVRLQSLVPPSQEKIHIRDLLVKNERCRVNSLLEDETGLETARILT